The following proteins are co-located in the Melanotaenia boesemani isolate fMelBoe1 chromosome 5, fMelBoe1.pri, whole genome shotgun sequence genome:
- the LOC121640454 gene encoding early growth response protein 4-like — protein MLLERDDSFMSEFEDACSAWVDSVGSNPSDGADSDVGSPFCQVFSPGTDASDSDFFSDFSDCSSDTLSPSLGYTGSFFAEPEPVPAAVGLSSTADAILNMITEIVGICTEMEQQQQGDAGSVREATPSSETPSPAAVSTSSPPLFAPGSDISIPPQVAAQQLPPASASLPVVVKSEFVSSSCSSGCSQSSVNGSDALFPASMDSLLPLSALEQQVDVADFIDSLLCSDAGQSELKPVCEVKQEPLGLEDWLKSLAAPVAEGDSGNYVINRPVIKTELVQGGSDIICTPSSLPSTLDAHLLSSILQGAFPMVNINSVHAAGAPKQSRGGRRASAKSGLKVKPFPCSVQGCERRFSRSDELNRHVRIHTGQKPFQCTICARSFSRSDHLTTHTRTHTGEKPFSCDVCGKRFARSDERKRHGRVHVKQQLRAQMMAAYSLALNAPGV, from the exons ATGCTTCTGGAGCGCGACGACAGCTTCATGTCGGAGTTTGAGGACGCTTGCAGCGCCTGGGTGGACAGTGTCGGCTCGAACCCCAGCGATGGAGCGGACTCTGACGTGGGCTCACCTTTCTGCCAAG TCTTCTCTCCGGGAACTGACGCCTCTGACTCAGATTTCTTCTCCGACTTCAGCGACTGCTCCTCGGACACGCTGTCCCCCTCCCTCGGCTACACAGGCAGCTTCTTCGCCGAACCAGAGCCGGTACCGGCGGCAGTAGGACTGAGCAGCACCGCGGACGCGATCCTTAACATGATCACTGAGATCGTGGGCATCTGCACAGAGATGGAGCAACAGCAGCAAGGCGACGCCGGCTCAGTCCGCGAAGCCACCCCCTCCTCCGAGACGCCCTCCCCGGCTGCAgtttccacctcctctccccctCTTTTTGCTCCCGGTTCTGACATCAGCATCCCTCCCCAGGTCGCAGCTCAGCAGCTGCCCCCCGCCTCCGCTTCGCTGCCTGTGGTGGTTAAAAGCGAGTTTGTGagttccagctgcagcagcggATGCTCACAGTCTTCTGTGAACGGGAGTGACGCTCTGTTCCCGGCAAGCATGGACTCTCTCCTCCCGCTGTCGGCTCTGGAGCAACAGGTGGATGTGGCTGATTTCATCGACTCCCTGCTGTGCAGCGACGCCGGGCAGAGTGAGCTGAAGCCCGTCTGTGAGGTGAAACAGGAGCCGCTGGGGCTGGAGGACTGGCTGAAGAGTTTGGCCGCTCCAGTTGCTGAAGGAGATTCCGGCAACTACGTCATCAACCGGCCGGTGATCAAGACAGAGCTCGTGCAAGGCGGTAGCGACATCATCTGCAccccctcctccctcccctccaCCCTGGACGCGCACCTGCTCTCCTCAATCCTGCAGGGCGCGTTCCCAATGGTTAACATCAACAGTGTGCACGCGGCGGGAGCCCCCAAACAGTCACGCGGAGGCCGTAGAGCGAGCGCGAAGAGCGGCCTGAAGGTGAAGCCGTTCCCGTGCTCCGTGCAAGGCTGCGAGCGCCGCTTCTCGCGCTCCGACGAGCTCAACAGGCACGTGCGCATCCACACGGGCCAGAAGCCCTTCCAGTGCACCATCTGCGCGCGCAGCTTCAGCCGCAGCGACCACCTGACCACGCACACGCGCACGCACACCGGAGAGAAGCCCTTCTCCTGCGATGTGTGCGGAAAGCGGTTCGCGCGCAGCGACGAGAGAAAGAGGCACGGGCGCGTGCACGTCAAGCAGCAGCTGCGCGCGCAGATGATGGCCGCATACTCCCTGGCCCTGAACGCGCCTGGCGTCTAA